The stretch of DNA AGTATTCTAAGATGAGTTTCTTTAAAAAAAATTCATTACACAATTATCATGTCAATGAAAGCGATCAACAACTTACTAGTGATATTAACAAAAATATACATACTATCCGAGAATATCTTTGTCAAACAGAAGACTTAATGGTTAAAGATATGATGTTTAATAACAAGGATTGCACTATTCTTTTTCTAGATTCGATGGTGAAAAAAGATTTTCTTCAATCTTCTGTTATAGGTCCTATATTGGAAATGAAATCAGGAGAAATTCAAAATGTAGTGAAGGCTACTGAATTGAAATGTTCTTCAAAAATTTCAGAAGTAGGGGCTAGTTTATTAGAAGGTTTCTGTACTATTTTATTAGAGGATGATGCGATTGCAAAGTCAGTCGCTGTAGGAGAAATTTCAGCGCGTACTATAGAAGAACCTGTTAATGAACGGAGTATTATAAGTTCTCATGATGGGTTTGTCGAAAATTTAGGTACTAATATTCTACTTTTGAGAAGGAGAATAAAAAGCCCTCAATTAAAAGTAAAATTTTTCACTTTAGGAAAACTTACAAATACGAAAGTAAGTATGGTGTTTATAGAAAATCTTGCAAATAAAAAAATTCTAGAAGAAGTTGAACGAAGAATTACTTCTATTGAAGTTGATCAACTACTTTCAATTGGCGAAGTAGAGGATTACATTGAGGACAATCCTTATACTCCTTTTCCTCAAATGTTGTCTACTGAAAGGCCTGATAGAGCTGCGTCGTACTTAACCGAAGGGAAAATCATATTACTTGTTGATGGTAGTCCTAGAATTTTAATTTTGCCAATTACTTTTTTTGCATTTTACCAATCGCCTGATGATTATAATAGTCGTTGGCTAGTAGGTTCTTTTTTTCGATTTATTCGCTTCTTTAGTTTTATCATTGCTATCAGTTTGCCGGCAATTTACATTGCCATCGTTTCTTTTCATTCTGAAGTACTTCCAATTGGAATTTTATATTCCATCAGGGTTTCATTAGAATACGTCCCCTTTCATCCTTTAATAGAAGCTTTTACGATGCAAATCATTCTTGAGTTACTAAAAGAAGCTTCCATTCGTTTACCTACTCCGATTGCTCAAACAATTGGTATTGTGGGGGGGCTTGTAATTGGGACAGCCGTAGTGGAAGCGAATTTAGTTTCAAATACGATGATTGTTGTAATTGGACTCACTGCCATAGCTTCATTCATAGCACCAGTAAATGAAATGGGAACCAGTGCTAGGTTATTGGGATTTCCTGTCATGATAGCCGCATCATTGTTCGGGTTTTTTGGAATTGTACTTGCATTAATGGTGCTCGTTATTCACCTTTGTAAATTAGAATCCTTTGGTATGCCTTACTTTGCGCCATTCGCACCTTTTAACATAGCGGACATAAAAGATACATTCGTGAGACTCCCTTTTTGGAAACTTAACACACGACCAACAGACTCCAAGCCCGTATACAAAAAACAACAATGGCATACACGGGGGTGGAAGAAGAAGTGATTACTGAAAAAATATCAATTACAAAGTTTCAGTTGTTTTTTGTATTAATTCAAAGTCAGATTGGTATTGGTCTTTTTTCTTTACCAAATGTTGTCCAAGAATCAGCAAAAGGGGACTCGTGGATATCGATCATTTTAGCAGGGATAATTGTCCAATTCTTGTTGGTTGTATATTGGTTATTATTAAAAAGATTTCCAAATGATACATTTACAAAAATAACCCAGAATATCCTTGGCGGTTTTTTGGGAAAAATATTAAATTTTATCTTTTACTTCTATTTTATTATGACCGGAAGTTTATTAACCATTCTAATGGTGAAAGTAATAAAATTACTATTATTGCCTTTAACGCCGAACTGGGCTATATCCTTGCTTTTATTAATCACCAGTATTTATTTGACCGTCAGCAATTTAAAAATAATAGCCAGATTTTTTGTTCTAGCTTCTACGCTGATAATCGTATTACTGTTTATTACTCTTTTTACTCTAATACTTCCGAAAGAGATTCAATTCATCCTTCCAATTGGGAGTTCAGGCATTAAAAACATTCTAATTGGCAGCAAGAGTGCATTATTATCGAAGTTGGGTTTTGAAGGATTATTGTTTTTATATCCCTTTATTATTCATAATAACAAAGGAGTATTAAAAACCATATCAATGGCAAATATCTTCGTCACAGGCTTCTACACCTATTTAGTCTTCATTTGTTTAATCAGTTTTAGTCCTGATCAAATGAATCAAATAAGAGAGCCAGTGTTATATCTTTTAAGGGGACTATCTTATAAAATGATTGATCACGTAGATTTGATTTTTCTCTCGATTTGGATTGTACCAATGACAACGTCAATTATTGCTTATTTATTCCTTGCAAGTAAAAGTATTAGTAATGAGAAAAAGTCTTATAAAAAGACTGTCGTGATAAATGGAATTCTTATATTTTTGATTTCACTTATTCCTCATACTGATGAAATCACGCTTCTTTTTAGCAAATATGTTACTTATTTAAGTTATGCCGTTGTCTTTGTCATTCCAGCTCTCTTATTAATTCTGTCAATCATATTTAAAAAGCATGAAACTGGTGATACAGCTTGAGAAACAGACTCTTACTAATTTTGATAATCATAAATATCTTTTTGGCAGGTTGTTGGGACCAACACCAGCTTGTTAATAAAACACTCGTAAACGGAATCAGTTTTGATTTAACAGAAGAAGGCAAAATACACGCTACAGTTCGAGCCTTGAATATAAAAAGTAAAGGAGGAGGACAATTTGAAATTGAAGATGAACTTGTGAGTGCTGAAAGACCTACTTTGGCGGGTTTAGGAATCGATATTAATAGCATGACAGCTGGGCAGGTGGATTTCAGTCAAGCACATATTATTTTAATCGGTGATGAATTGGCTCAAAATGGGATTCTTCAATTACTAGATCCTTTTTATCGAGGAAAAGACTCGAATATTGTAGCCAAAATTGCGATTACAAAAGGCAAAGCAGAAGATATCATATCTTCGGAAAAAGAAAAAAGCCCGATTGCATTCTTTATTTTACAAACGATTGAAGAAGCAGAGGAATCTACCTTATTACCAGAAGAAACTATTTTTACTGTATGGACAAACATTCTAACTACGGGCAAAGACTTTATCTTACCATATTTAGAAAAAGGAGAATCAGATAAAATTGCGATTGCTGGGGTAGCCCTTTTTAATGGAGATAAGTTTTCTGGAAAAACCTTATCAAAGGAGCAAAGCAGTTTATTATTACTATTACTCGATCAATTAAAAAAGACGAACAATATGGAACTCATGCTAAATCAAGCGAGTGAAGAAGATCGATCCATTGCTTTTTCTACACGGAAGATGAAAAGAAATATGGAGATAAAGGTAGACAAAACAAGTGGAGATATAACTTGTAACATAGATATTAGCATCCAAATAGAAGTGAATACCTATCCACAAAATCTCACTAAAGATTTAAATATAAAAAAATTAAATAAAGAAATTTCTGTAGAATTAACCAATCAGGCTAAGGAAGTAATAGCTATTCTTTTACAAGCAAATTGCGATGCATTTGGTATTGGAATGAGATTAGCTAATACACATCCTGACTTATGGAAGAAAATGAATTGGGATGAAGATTATAAAAATGTTCAAATAGAGCCAAAAGTAAATGTAAGTATTATAAAAACAGGTGCTGTCTATTAGACATTACCTGTTTTTATTTTTCAATAACGAAGAATTTCGGGACTTGGTAACTGTGGAACTCTCATCCCCTCCTCATGTTTGGTTGGTAAATTATCATCTAGTTCTTTCGAACGTTTGACGTGCATTGGATTGCCCATGACGAGTGGGATTCCATATTGGTCTAGGAAATAAGCTAAATTCATCCAGTAGTGACCCGTAGGTTCAATTCCAACAACTACTTCTGTCTTCTGAGTTTCTTTCATCGTTGAAGGCTCTTTTTCTTGCAAGCCTCCGGAAATCTTTCTAACAGGAATGCTGCCCCTATAGTTAGGATGCAACTTCTCTTCTATTACATATCATTTATGACGAAGTAAACTTCATTCAAATCTTGCCTTAGTATTTATCTCATCTTTAGCCCATCTTTATTTACGAGCATTATCATTATTGTTAGCAGATTAATAGTAATAATTTGTAAGTAGAGGAGAGCGTGGTGAAATATAGATGAGATCTCGAGAAACGAGAAAACAAAAGAGATTAAAAAGAGGAATTGTAAGCCTGTTTGGGTTAGTAATTGTATTCTCACTCATTTACCTTTTCATTGGAATGTTAAAAGATTTTGGAGATGTAAATGTAGCAAGAGGTTCAGTGAATGCACAGCAGCAAATAAAGAAACCGAAAAATGGCACCAAAGAGATAGCAAACGACGATACAAACCTTTCAAATGATATGAAACCACCTGTGGAGAAACCAAATGAAAAAAAAGAAAATAACCAAACTGATCCAATTAATCCAAACCCAGAAAGTGATGTAATTCAAACAAATAACAAACAACGCTCTGGCAAAAATCAGAAAGTCGTCTATTTGACATTCGATGATGGACCTAGTGAGTTGACACACCAATTTCTTGACGTATTAAATAGGGAACAAATAAATGCGACTTTCTTTATGGTTGGAGACCGTATAAATCGCTATCCCAATGAAGTGAAACGTGCCGTTACCGAAGGTAATTATGTCGGAGCTCACAGTATGACGCATGACTATCATAGCCTTTATAAAGAAAATCAATTTGTACTAGAAATGCAACAAACAATCTCCATTATCAAACAAGTGACAGGTGAAGATACCACTTTAGTACGCGCCCCTTATGGATCGAAACCAGGTTTGAATTTAGGACTTCGCAATGATTCAGTTGAAGCAGGATTTAAAATTTGGGATTGGAGTGTGGATACACAGGATTGGAGGGATTCTGTTAACTCTTCAAAAGTTGTAAATGAAGTAAGAAGGCAAACAACAAAAAATATTGAAGTCATTTTATTCCATGAAAATCAATCGACTTTGGACGCACTTCCAGAAATTATTAACTATTTAAGAACCGAAGAATATGAAATTAAGGTATATAATCCCGAAGAACATTTCCCATTAAATTTCTGGGACGATGGGCGTCTTTAAAATGGATAATCTACATACTCATATCTAAAATATTGATTTTATCGCCATTAACAACAATTAGACTTTTAAAATCTAGAAGATAGTTATTAAAATTAGGGGGAATATTCATGCGAAAGAGAAAGAATAAGAACGGATATATTTTTTTATTAGTAATGGCATTTATAGTGGTATTTTCTATCATAAAACTTCAAGGTAATGGAATGATGGGAAATAATGAAGGTTTAGCTAAAGAATCTTCTGTAAAGATTGTGAATTCAGCTGAAGCATCTTCTGAAAATAAAGTAAAAACTACTACAAAGATCTTAACAGGTAAAACAATCGTAATTGATCCCGGTCATGGCGGAGGGGATATTGGTGCAAGTGGACAGAATGGAACAATTGAAAAAGATGTAACATTAACAATGTCTAAAAATATTCAAAATAATTTAGAGGAACGTACTGGTGCTACTGTTATTTTAACCCGTAAAGACGATGTGAAAGTATCACTTGAAGATCGTGTGAAAGTTGCAGAAGAAGAGAATGCAGATCTGTTCGTTAGTATACACTTTGATGCCTTTTTTACAAATGATGTTGAAGGCATTACAACTTATTATAATAATACGGACGAGCCTATAGCGAAATTAATACATGAAAATATATTTAAAAATGGACTAGATGCTAGAAATCGTGGAGTAAGATTAGGAGACCTTTATGTATTAAGAGAAAACTCAAGACCAGCCATCTTACTTGAGCTTGGGTTCATCTCAAATTCAAAAGATGAAGCGCGTATGACTTCAGAAGAGTTTCAAAAAAACACGGCAAATTCAATTGTTGATGGAATAATCGATTCTTTAAGATAAGTAATATTTAAACCACATATAAAAAAATAAGAAGTTAATGTCTATAAAAAATAATCAAAAATACTTCTGAACTGCATTGACAAGACTAATTGGATTTTAAAAAAATTAAACAATAACGGCAAGTATCTTTATGGTAAGTTAATCGGTAATCTTTTGGTTTAAAATTCCACAAAATACAAAAACTTTATTTCCAATTGACACCTTCTTGACTTCATCTTAACATTGTCCGGTGATAATCATTTTGTAAGACAAATAAAACAATGAAATGAGGGATATTAAAATTTCACAGAAGTTAAAAAACTTTATTTCCAATTGATATCGTCTTGGTTTCATCTTTACATTGTCCAATTATAATCGTTTTTGTAAGGCAAATAAAACTATGAAATGAGGAATTTAAATGGGTAAAAAGAATTTATTCACTGTACTTAGTATTTCAACAGCATTATTAGTAGGAACTGGAAGTGCCTATGCTACACAAAATCAGAAAGATGTGTCAGTAAAAGCGGTACAAATAGTTAAATCGAATGAAATAACAAAACAAGAAGTAAAAGTACAAGAAAGCAAAAAAATACCAACTCAATATAGTTTTACTGATGAGGCTTTTTTCACATGGGATGGTCAGCCTGATTACTTTGCGAATGAGTTTTTAAATAATCAAGACCTATTTTCTTTATTAAATATGAATGGTGCAGAATTAATACAAGAATTAGCAACTGGAAAATCGGTTGATGAAATTGCATCATCTAAAAATGTTTCTACACAACAAGTGATTGAGGTCATTGCGAAAGCACAAACTATCGTGCAGATTCAAGGTGAAGATAATGGAGAAGTTCCTAAAAACTCTGCTTCAATGGAACAACGTTTAAAAGATATTGAACCGAAAGTATTACAAGTAATTGAGCACAAAAGTAATTGAGCACAGAACTGAAACACCTTGGAAGTAATATTCTGTTTCACCGCTTTACCGATTTAAGAAAATTCGAATATTAAAATCTTAAGTAAAACAAGAAAGCCTCCTCTTTTTGACTGGGAACTGACCCCATAGTTTGAGACAAATAAAAACACCTTAAGTTGAAAAACAGGTATGTAATACCTAAAGACAACTTGGAGGTGTTTTTATATGGATACAATAGTAAGTTATCCAGCAGAAGTTAAAAAGAGCAAGTGAATTAAGATAACTGAGTACCTATAAAACCAAATAAACACAAATCAAAACATGGGTGAGATTTGATCCCTGTCTCATAGCAGTTCGCTAGGAGGACGCTCTTTCTTTCATACCACATTTAATAACAGTCATCTACTTCAAATGAAAGATTGGATGGTAACGTGATGTTTAAATACAGTACATTTCAAAGATTCATATTTAAATAAAAGTAGAATAGTACTCCATCTGAAGTATTCATGACACCACACTTCACACCATGTAGATTTAATATATTTTTCGAAATGGCAAGGCCTAATCCAGTACTACCTTCTGATCGTTGTCTAGACGTATCACCTCGATAGAATCGTTCCCAAACCTTTTCTAATTGGTCAACTGGAATATGCGACCCTTTATTTTCCACGCAAACTTTTACCTGCTCATTCTCTACGATGGTCGAAATATAGATATGCTCATTCAAAGGCGTATAACGGATTGCATTTGTAATGTAGTTCGTAATGACTTGTTCGATAAGATGTTGATTTGCTAAAACTTTTATTGAATTCAATTCTTTATGAATGGTTAATTGCTTTTTCTCTATTTCTAAATGTAATTCATGACAAATATGCTCAATTACTTTGTCTAAATAAAAAGATTCCATTTTCATTCTGTACGTTCCGGACT from Paenisporosarcina sp. FSL H8-0542 encodes:
- a CDS encoding spore germination protein, translating into MSFFKKNSLHNYHVNESDQQLTSDINKNIHTIREYLCQTEDLMVKDMMFNNKDCTILFLDSMVKKDFLQSSVIGPILEMKSGEIQNVVKATELKCSSKISEVGASLLEGFCTILLEDDAIAKSVAVGEISARTIEEPVNERSIISSHDGFVENLGTNILLLRRRIKSPQLKVKFFTLGKLTNTKVSMVFIENLANKKILEEVERRITSIEVDQLLSIGEVEDYIEDNPYTPFPQMLSTERPDRAASYLTEGKIILLVDGSPRILILPITFFAFYQSPDDYNSRWLVGSFFRFIRFFSFIIAISLPAIYIAIVSFHSEVLPIGILYSIRVSLEYVPFHPLIEAFTMQIILELLKEASIRLPTPIAQTIGIVGGLVIGTAVVEANLVSNTMIVVIGLTAIASFIAPVNEMGTSARLLGFPVMIAASLFGFFGIVLALMVLVIHLCKLESFGMPYFAPFAPFNIADIKDTFVRLPFWKLNTRPTDSKPVYKKQQWHTRGWKKK
- a CDS encoding endospore germination permease, which produces MEEEVITEKISITKFQLFFVLIQSQIGIGLFSLPNVVQESAKGDSWISIILAGIIVQFLLVVYWLLLKRFPNDTFTKITQNILGGFLGKILNFIFYFYFIMTGSLLTILMVKVIKLLLLPLTPNWAISLLLLITSIYLTVSNLKIIARFFVLASTLIIVLLFITLFTLILPKEIQFILPIGSSGIKNILIGSKSALLSKLGFEGLLFLYPFIIHNNKGVLKTISMANIFVTGFYTYLVFICLISFSPDQMNQIREPVLYLLRGLSYKMIDHVDLIFLSIWIVPMTTSIIAYLFLASKSISNEKKSYKKTVVINGILIFLISLIPHTDEITLLFSKYVTYLSYAVVFVIPALLLILSIIFKKHETGDTA
- a CDS encoding Ger(x)C family spore germination protein; this translates as MRNRLLLILIIINIFLAGCWDQHQLVNKTLVNGISFDLTEEGKIHATVRALNIKSKGGGQFEIEDELVSAERPTLAGLGIDINSMTAGQVDFSQAHIILIGDELAQNGILQLLDPFYRGKDSNIVAKIAITKGKAEDIISSEKEKSPIAFFILQTIEEAEESTLLPEETIFTVWTNILTTGKDFILPYLEKGESDKIAIAGVALFNGDKFSGKTLSKEQSSLLLLLLDQLKKTNNMELMLNQASEEDRSIAFSTRKMKRNMEIKVDKTSGDITCNIDISIQIEVNTYPQNLTKDLNIKKLNKEISVELTNQAKEVIAILLQANCDAFGIGMRLANTHPDLWKKMNWDEDYKNVQIEPKVNVSIIKTGAVY
- a CDS encoding polysaccharide deacetylase family protein — its product is MRSRETRKQKRLKRGIVSLFGLVIVFSLIYLFIGMLKDFGDVNVARGSVNAQQQIKKPKNGTKEIANDDTNLSNDMKPPVEKPNEKKENNQTDPINPNPESDVIQTNNKQRSGKNQKVVYLTFDDGPSELTHQFLDVLNREQINATFFMVGDRINRYPNEVKRAVTEGNYVGAHSMTHDYHSLYKENQFVLEMQQTISIIKQVTGEDTTLVRAPYGSKPGLNLGLRNDSVEAGFKIWDWSVDTQDWRDSVNSSKVVNEVRRQTTKNIEVILFHENQSTLDALPEIINYLRTEEYEIKVYNPEEHFPLNFWDDGRL
- a CDS encoding N-acetylmuramoyl-L-alanine amidase, giving the protein MRKRKNKNGYIFLLVMAFIVVFSIIKLQGNGMMGNNEGLAKESSVKIVNSAEASSENKVKTTTKILTGKTIVIDPGHGGGDIGASGQNGTIEKDVTLTMSKNIQNNLEERTGATVILTRKDDVKVSLEDRVKVAEEENADLFVSIHFDAFFTNDVEGITTYYNNTDEPIAKLIHENIFKNGLDARNRGVRLGDLYVLRENSRPAILLELGFISNSKDEARMTSEEFQKNTANSIVDGIIDSLR